The following proteins are encoded in a genomic region of Acipenser ruthenus chromosome 4, fAciRut3.2 maternal haplotype, whole genome shotgun sequence:
- the LOC117400594 gene encoding transcription and mRNA export factor ENY2, giving the protein MSKDAQMRATINQKLIETGERERLKELLRAKLIECGWKDQLKAHCKDVIREKGLEHVTVEDLVAEITPKGRALVPDSVKKELLQRIRTFLAQNATL; this is encoded by the exons ATGAGTAAAGATGCCCAGATGAGAGCAACAATAAACCAGAAGCTAATTGAAACGGGAGAAAGAGAACG cctAAAAGAGTTGCTTAGAGCCAAACTTATTGAATGTGGATGGAAGGACCAGTTGAAAGCACACTGTAAAG ATGTGATCAGGGAAAAGGGATTGGAACATGTGACAGTTGAAGATCTGGTTGCAGAAATTACTCCAAAAGGCAGAG CTCTTGTTCCAGACAGTGTGAAGAAAGAACTATTACAGAGAATAAGGACCTTTTTAGCCCAGAATGCCACCCTATGA